One Candidatus Bathyarchaeia archaeon genomic region harbors:
- a CDS encoding DNA primase, with protein MKTRYNLPEGMRYATLHERKMFYQNEFDVVKLSGWFKTWSPEDSVEFAVIIGRHTRIFPKEFEEDASTTIIIDEYRDLADVKKQILEFLPESAYYDRNVYGKTKRIMGQELAFDLDPENLTCPVHGTLAEKMKRRQGLAFCEIELNMVKEEAIKLYEELAKQFSQMRMIYSGRGFHIHVFDVETFTWTRRRRRALALRLKEKGFLIDEWVTTGGMRLIRLPYSLHGMVSRIVIPVDVDELSGFNPVSDQRCLPKFLG; from the coding sequence GTGAAAACGCGGTACAATCTTCCCGAAGGCATGCGATATGCCACATTACACGAAAGAAAGATGTTCTATCAAAACGAGTTCGACGTTGTCAAGTTAAGTGGATGGTTTAAGACATGGAGTCCTGAAGACAGTGTTGAGTTTGCAGTGATTATTGGAAGGCATACGCGCATTTTTCCCAAGGAATTCGAGGAAGATGCTTCCACAACGATAATTATCGACGAATACAGGGACCTAGCAGATGTCAAAAAGCAGATTTTGGAGTTTCTTCCCGAATCTGCCTATTATGACAGAAATGTCTATGGCAAGACGAAGCGCATCATGGGACAGGAACTAGCGTTCGATCTGGATCCAGAAAACCTCACCTGTCCGGTTCATGGAACCTTAGCTGAGAAAATGAAGAGGCGTCAAGGTTTAGCCTTCTGCGAAATCGAGTTGAATATGGTGAAGGAAGAGGCAATCAAGCTGTACGAAGAATTGGCAAAGCAGTTCTCGCAGATGCGCATGATTTATTCGGGCAGAGGATTCCACATACACGTGTTTGACGTTGAAACCTTCACATGGACGCGTCGTCGGAGACGAGCTTTGGCCTTGAGACTTAAGGAAAAGGGGTTCTTGATTGACGAGTGGGTTACCACTGGTGGCATGCGGTTGATACGGTTACCTTACAGCCTGCATGGCATGGTTTCTAGGATTGTGATTCCCGTTGACGTTGACGAGTTGAGCGGATTTAACCCGGTCAGCGATCAACGATGTCTGCCCAAGTTTCTCGGGTAG
- a CDS encoding MFS transporter: protein MIRSIVYSLALPSGTLSRDLKLIFVSNFVGAVGDGLYAYILPIYIRGLGASSTDVGFLFSIFILSTALTIIPGGILADRYDRKKVMFLGWLLWVPVPLMFSAATHWTQLIPVMGLYGFFLSGPATSAYVMTSARKDRVTLTYTLMSASWSTGFIFSPGLGGYLSTTVGISTVLTLSFALYAAATIILLFIRSQRAERSSTQQEQINFGSSHARRITLLSMFFGLVFFFLNLVRPLVVQFFQDVYALESFEIGVMGSVAFLGSALFSILLGKAGDKLGKMVAAAVALLIGGFSFGLFIYFTNFFALAFASFLNGASYMLWSLMGASVGSIAPQASRGRWISLAQMSATLSAAIAPYIGGVLYEQSLVVPFYVIIVASPLLSLAALTKPFKEKRPKAEILAG from the coding sequence ATGATTCGATCCATCGTCTACAGCCTCGCTTTGCCGTCAGGAACGCTTAGTCGAGACCTAAAACTGATCTTTGTCTCAAACTTTGTAGGCGCCGTCGGCGACGGCCTATACGCTTACATTCTGCCCATTTATATCCGAGGCTTAGGCGCTTCTTCAACCGATGTTGGCTTTCTTTTCTCAATTTTCATCCTGAGCACTGCATTGACCATAATCCCAGGAGGCATTCTAGCAGACCGCTACGACCGAAAAAAAGTCATGTTTCTAGGCTGGCTCCTCTGGGTACCAGTCCCACTAATGTTCTCAGCCGCAACCCACTGGACTCAACTTATCCCAGTCATGGGATTGTACGGCTTCTTCCTCAGCGGACCCGCAACAAGCGCCTACGTCATGACCTCTGCAAGAAAAGACAGAGTGACACTCACATACACTTTGATGAGCGCATCATGGTCGACAGGCTTTATCTTCTCTCCAGGACTAGGCGGATACCTTTCGACAACCGTGGGAATCTCAACTGTGCTAACCCTGTCTTTCGCTCTCTACGCTGCCGCAACAATAATCCTTCTCTTCATCCGCAGCCAACGCGCAGAACGATCCTCAACTCAGCAGGAACAGATCAACTTCGGCTCTTCTCACGCCCGAAGAATAACTCTCTTGTCGATGTTCTTTGGACTCGTTTTTTTCTTTCTAAACCTAGTCAGACCTCTTGTGGTGCAATTTTTTCAAGATGTTTATGCTCTTGAAAGCTTTGAAATAGGAGTGATGGGCTCCGTTGCGTTCCTAGGTTCAGCTCTCTTCTCAATTCTTCTAGGTAAAGCCGGCGACAAGCTGGGCAAGATGGTGGCCGCCGCAGTCGCACTGCTCATTGGAGGCTTCTCATTCGGCTTATTCATATATTTCACCAATTTTTTCGCTTTAGCATTTGCATCTTTCCTAAACGGTGCATCATACATGCTCTGGTCGCTCATGGGCGCATCCGTGGGCTCAATTGCACCTCAGGCTTCCAGAGGCAGATGGATCTCGCTAGCTCAAATGTCAGCTACACTCTCCGCAGCAATTGCCCCATACATCGGCGGCGTGCTATATGAGCAGTCACTAGTTGTACCATTCTACGTGATCATTGTAGCTTCACCTCTCCTTTCCCTCGCAGCCTTGACAAAACCATTCAAAGAAAAACGCCCAAAAGCCGAAATCTTGGCTGGATAG
- a CDS encoding DinB family protein: MRKLFEYNESVRHRYFETLTRLSWKEFTMNREASFHSIRNIFIHTLGAIDYWLDCLQKKSLHSKKKFSEYRSFEEVRAYMEFVEKRVADYFYSLPDDGLNKKYTLKGDDGTVKVTAEDILIHVFEEEVHHRGELIALLWQMGIEPPSMGWKGL; encoded by the coding sequence ATGAGAAAACTTTTCGAATACAATGAGAGCGTGAGACACAGATATTTTGAGACGTTAACTAGGCTGTCTTGGAAAGAGTTCACCATGAACAGAGAAGCGAGCTTTCACTCAATCAGAAATATTTTCATCCATACTTTGGGCGCGATAGACTACTGGCTAGATTGCCTGCAGAAAAAATCCCTTCATTCCAAGAAGAAGTTCAGCGAATATAGGTCCTTTGAGGAAGTCAGAGCTTACATGGAATTTGTGGAAAAACGAGTTGCGGATTACTTTTACTCACTGCCGGATGACGGGCTCAACAAGAAGTACACGCTCAAAGGCGACGACGGAACAGTCAAGGTGACAGCGGAAGACATTCTAATTCACGTATTCGAAGAGGAAGTTCATCACAGAGGCGAATTGATAGCGCTCCTTTGGCAGATGGGCATTGAACCACCCTCCATGGGCTGGAAAGGACTTTAG
- a CDS encoding ABC transporter permease — protein MSEIQRILQVARNDFSYFFRTKWLMAILLSLNLSDMLVVALVYRRLMDFNYFEFFVPAVVVMGLFAASLDTGRRIWLAMRENVIQYYLSLPISTQGLVIAYLLAGGLAALVYSSSLLIIALLVLPAQAVSTIFILLPFLFVLAMGLAGIAATLAAFASTHGEYFFAFQQIVQASLLTFSTVFYPIDVIQNYLPPVLVSLAAANPLSLAAEAIRQFAFGGLPVQPWFLANMLLASIPFALLGAFAYFMALRTMQAKGKL, from the coding sequence ATGAGCGAAATCCAACGCATACTGCAGGTTGCGCGCAACGACTTCTCCTACTTCTTCAGAACAAAATGGCTGATGGCTATACTGCTAAGCCTTAACTTATCAGACATGCTCGTTGTAGCTCTGGTTTACCGAAGATTAATGGACTTCAACTATTTCGAATTCTTCGTTCCAGCAGTCGTCGTTATGGGACTGTTCGCCGCTTCCCTAGACACGGGCAGACGCATATGGTTAGCCATGAGAGAAAACGTAATCCAATACTACCTGTCTCTGCCCATAAGCACCCAAGGACTAGTCATAGCTTACCTACTTGCAGGAGGACTCGCCGCTCTAGTCTACTCCAGCTCACTCCTCATAATCGCCCTTCTTGTCCTTCCAGCACAAGCAGTGTCAACCATATTCATTCTGCTACCGTTTCTCTTTGTCCTTGCCATGGGACTCGCCGGCATTGCAGCTACACTAGCAGCTTTTGCATCCACTCATGGAGAATACTTCTTCGCCTTCCAACAAATCGTTCAAGCATCGCTACTGACTTTCAGCACTGTTTTCTACCCAATCGACGTGATCCAGAATTACTTGCCACCCGTGCTTGTGAGCTTAGCCGCTGCAAATCCGCTCAGCCTAGCAGCAGAAGCCATCCGTCAATTCGCTTTTGGCGGTTTACCTGTGCAACCTTGGTTCTTGGCAAATATGTTGCTTGCAAGCATCCCCTTTGCCCTATTGGGCGCCTTCGCATACTTCATGGCTTTGCGCACCATGCAAGCCAAAGGTAAACTCTGA
- the cca gene encoding CCA tRNA nucleotidyltransferase, translating into MASASIIERVLADIAKRITPSENERRKVLSLADTLVRRVKTAADKAKVEARVRIEGSVAKDTWLRDEPDIDIFMQLPTSTPRKALGTVCLNIAKEATKGSKQVERFAEHPYLEAFVDSIRVNIVPCYEAKPGEWLSATDRTPYHTDFVKPRLNNELRREIRLVKRFMKGVGAYGAEIKVGGFSGYLCELLTLHYSTFANVLKTAANWRKPWVVDYQSYYKGKEEDLPKIFMEPLIVVDPVDKGRNVASAVRLERLIEFVTASRQFLQHPTREFFLPKPMKPLGEKQLVARMKQSATALVFVGIGEVGAVPDILWGQLYKTQRSLRKMLEQNDFHVINDAVWSNEASLSVLLFEVEHRFLPLTRKHLGPPVEKRVECERFLQKHLGRSTTVSGPRLEDERWVVEIKRKHTDIVKLLETELRQGGRHVGVAELVSKAVAKKVNIFVNQEIVDTYRRNGDFAEFLTQHVDGKPGWLVEAGKNQ; encoded by the coding sequence ATGGCTTCAGCTTCAATCATTGAAAGAGTCCTAGCTGACATAGCGAAGAGGATAACACCTTCGGAGAACGAGAGAAGAAAAGTTTTGTCCTTAGCGGATACTCTTGTAAGACGCGTTAAGACAGCGGCTGATAAGGCAAAGGTTGAAGCCCGTGTGAGAATTGAAGGCTCAGTTGCGAAGGACACTTGGCTTAGAGATGAGCCTGACATCGACATTTTCATGCAACTGCCCACCTCGACGCCTCGGAAGGCTCTTGGAACAGTGTGTTTAAACATCGCCAAAGAGGCAACAAAAGGCTCGAAGCAGGTTGAACGTTTTGCCGAGCATCCCTACCTTGAAGCCTTCGTTGATTCAATCCGTGTAAACATAGTTCCCTGCTATGAAGCAAAACCCGGCGAATGGCTGAGCGCAACCGATCGCACGCCTTATCACACCGATTTTGTGAAACCTCGGTTGAATAACGAGTTGCGGCGTGAAATCCGTTTAGTGAAGCGGTTTATGAAGGGCGTCGGCGCCTACGGTGCAGAAATCAAGGTTGGAGGTTTCAGCGGCTATTTATGCGAGCTTCTAACACTTCATTACAGCACCTTTGCCAACGTCTTGAAAACTGCGGCAAATTGGAGAAAGCCATGGGTAGTCGATTACCAAAGTTACTACAAGGGAAAGGAAGAGGATCTTCCAAAGATCTTCATGGAGCCGTTGATTGTTGTCGACCCCGTTGATAAGGGGAGAAACGTTGCATCTGCAGTTCGCCTCGAGCGACTAATCGAGTTTGTTACGGCTAGTCGACAGTTTCTTCAGCATCCTACTAGGGAGTTTTTCCTCCCAAAACCCATGAAACCTCTGGGTGAAAAGCAGCTTGTCGCAAGGATGAAACAAAGCGCCACGGCACTTGTGTTCGTGGGAATTGGCGAGGTCGGAGCGGTTCCAGACATTCTGTGGGGTCAGCTCTACAAGACGCAACGATCACTTCGCAAAATGCTTGAACAGAACGATTTCCACGTGATCAACGATGCAGTTTGGAGCAACGAAGCCAGCTTGAGCGTTCTGCTGTTTGAGGTGGAACATCGCTTTCTGCCGCTGACGAGGAAGCATTTGGGACCGCCAGTGGAGAAGAGAGTTGAATGCGAACGTTTTCTGCAAAAACATCTTGGACGGTCGACAACAGTTTCTGGACCCCGTTTAGAAGATGAGCGATGGGTTGTCGAGATCAAACGAAAGCACACTGACATCGTCAAACTGTTGGAAACGGAACTGAGACAAGGTGGAAGGCATGTGGGAGTGGCAGAACTGGTTTCAAAGGCAGTTGCGAAAAAAGTCAACATCTTCGTGAATCAAGAAATCGTAGACACGTACAGAAGGAACGGCGACTTCGCTGAGTTCCTGACTCAGCATGTTGATGGAAAACCTGGATGGCTCGTTGAAGCTGGAAAGAATCAGTAG